In a single window of the uncultured Pseudodesulfovibrio sp. genome:
- a CDS encoding DMT family transporter: MSALVIGAVLISFSSVMVVLAGLPPDVAGFYRLFGGGLAMLAVLARAGKLKLFTPNVIKWGCVAAVFFAGDFVFWHRSIAHVGPGLSTMLGNFQVIPLAVVSALFFKERMPPRMYAAIPLALAGLYLMVGVEWSHFSADYKLGVVFGLLTAFFYALYMLSLKYALSKDRADSLVLASAAALATGVILGAFAVVEGESFVIPSLKSLAAISTLALICHAVGWFLITRGLQNVRGALVGLILLLQPTLSFVWDILFFGKAVNPIELSGVALALVGIYIGSQGGRRKKRSR, from the coding sequence GTGAGCGCGCTCGTCATCGGTGCGGTGCTGATCAGTTTTTCCTCGGTCATGGTCGTCCTGGCCGGATTGCCCCCGGATGTGGCCGGGTTCTATCGGCTGTTCGGCGGTGGGCTGGCCATGCTCGCGGTCCTGGCCCGGGCGGGCAAACTCAAGCTGTTCACGCCCAACGTGATCAAGTGGGGTTGCGTGGCCGCCGTGTTCTTTGCGGGCGATTTCGTGTTCTGGCACCGCTCCATCGCGCATGTCGGCCCCGGCCTGTCCACCATGCTCGGCAACTTTCAGGTCATTCCCCTGGCCGTGGTCTCGGCCCTGTTCTTCAAGGAGCGGATGCCCCCGCGCATGTACGCGGCCATCCCGCTGGCCCTGGCCGGGCTCTATCTCATGGTCGGCGTGGAGTGGTCACATTTTTCCGCCGACTACAAGCTGGGCGTGGTCTTCGGTCTGCTCACGGCTTTTTTCTACGCCCTGTACATGCTCTCGCTCAAATACGCGCTGTCCAAGGACCGGGCTGACTCCCTGGTGCTGGCGTCGGCAGCGGCCCTGGCCACGGGGGTGATTCTCGGCGCGTTCGCCGTGGTCGAGGGCGAGTCCTTCGTCATCCCCTCCCTCAAATCCCTGGCCGCCATCTCCACACTGGCACTCATCTGCCACGCCGTGGGCTGGTTCCTGATCACCCGCGGCCTCCAGAACGTGCGCGGCGCTTTGGTCGGCCTGATTCTGCTGTTGCAGCCGACGCTCTCTTTCGTCTGGGACATCCTTTTTTTCGGAAAGGCGGTCAACCCGATCGAGCTCTCCGGTGTAGCTCTGGCGCTCGTAGGCATCTACATTGGCTCCCAGGGTGGGAGGAGGAAGAAGCGGTCGCGGTAG
- a CDS encoding Xaa-Pro peptidase family protein: protein MNTSVYEKRREELKSEMHARGLSAMLVSLAANRYYLSGFELHDAQCNESSGWIVVTPGDDYLFTDPRYLDAARKVWDEKNLCIYAARKHKEIAEFLKGRGINSLGFEPKALHLFDYDKLTEDFTLTPTENIVESLRIIKDEDEIRRMDESMRLNHELFEYIEGQLIPGRTEKEVAWLVEKFFREHGAQELAFSTIVGVGPNAALPHCIPGDTKLRENDMVLIDTGCRLLDYNSDQTRTFWVGDKPSDRFQKTMDQVRAAQQAAIDIIRPGLTCVEAYRAAYAVFAKDGVEAMFTHGLGHGVGLETHEPPSLSRVGQGELEPGMVVTVEPGLYDPAWGGIRWEYQVLVTEDGCRVM from the coding sequence ATGAATACATCCGTTTATGAAAAACGCCGCGAGGAACTCAAGAGCGAAATGCACGCCCGCGGCCTGTCCGCCATGCTCGTTTCACTGGCGGCCAACCGGTACTACCTGAGCGGCTTCGAGCTGCATGACGCGCAGTGCAACGAATCCTCCGGCTGGATCGTCGTCACCCCCGGCGACGACTACCTGTTCACCGATCCGCGCTATCTGGATGCGGCCCGGAAGGTCTGGGACGAAAAGAACCTGTGCATCTACGCGGCCCGCAAGCACAAGGAGATCGCGGAGTTCCTCAAGGGACGCGGTATCAACTCCCTGGGTTTCGAACCAAAGGCCCTGCATCTCTTCGACTACGACAAGCTGACCGAGGACTTCACCCTGACTCCCACCGAGAACATCGTGGAGAGCCTGCGGATCATCAAGGACGAGGATGAAATCCGCCGTATGGACGAGTCCATGCGCCTCAACCACGAACTTTTCGAGTACATCGAGGGCCAGCTGATCCCCGGCCGCACCGAAAAGGAAGTCGCCTGGCTGGTGGAAAAATTCTTCCGTGAACACGGCGCCCAGGAGCTGGCCTTCTCGACCATCGTGGGCGTAGGTCCCAACGCGGCTCTGCCTCACTGCATCCCCGGCGACACGAAGTTGCGCGAGAACGACATGGTCCTCATCGACACCGGTTGCCGCCTGCTCGACTACAACTCGGACCAGACCCGGACCTTCTGGGTCGGCGACAAGCCGTCGGACCGCTTCCAAAAGACCATGGACCAGGTGCGCGCCGCCCAACAGGCTGCCATCGACATCATCCGTCCGGGCCTGACCTGCGTCGAGGCCTACCGTGCCGCCTACGCGGTCTTTGCAAAGGACGGCGTCGAAGCCATGTTCACCCATGGCCTGGGCCACGGCGTGGGCCTGGAAACCCATGAGCCCCCGTCCCTTTCCCGCGTGGGCCAGGGCGAACTCGAACCCGGCATGGTCGTCACCGTCGAGCCCGGCCTGTACGACCCCGCATGGGGCGGTATTCGCTGGGAATATCAGGTCCTCGTCACTGAAGACGGCTGCCGCGTCATGTAA
- a CDS encoding aldo/keto reductase yields MQYRTFGKTNEKVSALGFGAMRLPVINGDYSKVDEAAALKLMQHAVDNGLNYIDTSWPYHGTSLTEGGASEPFVGRALKAIGRDKVFVATKLPIWAVQSRADMDGFLNRQLERLQTDYVDFYLVHNIMEPTWNNVISMDLRDFLDKALESGKIRYAGFSFHDTPQLFDEVLDYYDWSFCQHVCNYFDVNYQAGVAGIDKAASRGLGFVAMETVLGGMLADGLPQEARDVFASTGIDRTPAGWALRWAWNRPQTSLVLSGMNTMAQLEENLRIADEALPGCMSAEELEVIDTARKALKSKGVVPCVECGKCTCPKGVDIQQNFTLYNSNHIFENVPFGCHQYEIMVKSAGHGAGLCDGCGECEPMCPEGIAIAKEMPKVAAYFAAHGK; encoded by the coding sequence ATGCAGTACAGAACATTCGGAAAAACCAATGAAAAGGTTTCGGCGCTCGGTTTTGGCGCCATGCGTTTGCCCGTCATCAACGGCGACTACAGCAAGGTGGATGAGGCCGCCGCTCTCAAACTGATGCAGCATGCCGTGGACAACGGCCTGAACTACATCGACACGAGTTGGCCGTATCACGGCACCAGCCTGACCGAAGGCGGTGCGAGCGAGCCGTTCGTCGGGCGCGCTCTCAAGGCCATAGGTCGGGACAAGGTCTTTGTGGCGACCAAGCTGCCCATCTGGGCGGTCCAGTCGCGCGCGGACATGGACGGTTTCCTGAACCGCCAGCTTGAGCGGCTGCAGACCGACTACGTGGATTTCTATCTGGTTCACAACATCATGGAGCCGACCTGGAACAACGTGATTTCCATGGATCTCCGTGATTTCCTGGACAAGGCCCTGGAGAGCGGAAAGATCCGCTACGCCGGGTTCTCCTTCCATGACACGCCCCAGTTGTTTGACGAGGTCCTGGACTACTACGACTGGTCCTTTTGTCAGCATGTCTGCAACTATTTCGACGTCAACTATCAGGCCGGAGTGGCGGGCATAGACAAGGCCGCTTCGCGCGGTCTGGGTTTCGTGGCCATGGAGACCGTGCTGGGCGGCATGCTGGCCGACGGCCTGCCGCAGGAGGCGCGCGACGTGTTCGCGTCCACTGGCATAGACCGCACACCGGCGGGCTGGGCCCTGCGCTGGGCCTGGAATCGTCCGCAGACGAGCCTCGTGCTCAGCGGCATGAACACCATGGCCCAGTTGGAGGAGAACCTTCGGATCGCGGACGAGGCCCTGCCCGGTTGCATGTCCGCGGAGGAGCTGGAGGTCATCGATACAGCCCGGAAGGCCCTGAAATCCAAGGGCGTGGTTCCGTGCGTGGAGTGCGGCAAGTGTACGTGCCCCAAGGGTGTGGACATTCAGCAGAACTTCACCCTGTACAATTCGAACCACATTTTCGAGAACGTGCCTTTCGGCTGCCACCAGTACGAGATCATGGTCAAATCGGCCGGACACGGTGCCGGTCTGTGCGACGGCTGCGGCGAATGTGAGCCCATGTGTCCTGAGGGTATCGCCATAGCCAAGGAAATGCCCAAGGTGGCGGCCTACTTCGCGGCCCACGGCAAATAA
- a CDS encoding potassium transporter Kup yields the protein MEHIDNPTGKRLAGLSLAALGIVFGDIGTSPLYALRECFHGEYGIAVTPENVLGVLSLIFWALMLIVSFKYLTMVLRADHDGEGGVLALTTLVKPRREHMTKGAWVLVILGLFAACLLYGDGMITPAISVLSAVEGLGHITPLFTPYILHITLLILVSLFLLQRHGTARVGTLFGPVILVWMTCLGLLGLHQVVKNPSVLAAILPWHGLEFLIANKIHGFVVLGAVFLVATGAEAIYADLGHFGRKPIRLTWFLVALPALLLNYFGQGAHLLSVPKDAFHPFYAIVPRWGIIPMVILATMATIVASQAVITGAFSLTSQAVQLGYLPRLRVTHTSVTHMGQIYVAPVNWLLMICTVGLVLGFRTSSRLAAAYGVAVTASMLVTATLFYVVMRKRWEWKLPLALGLTALFFIVDFSFFAANMTKIFHGAWFPLVIAVLVLIVMLTWEKGGEILAARARGLTRPLDDFLKEIADNPPKRVPGQAVFLTRSHNTVPVAMIQNLRHNRVLHSEVYFLNIRTEPIPRVPNFEKIELERFGSGVLRVIAHFGYMEEPTVALIFSLCKDKGVDVDINAASFFLGREKLTVGEPPAMARWRSGLYLFLARNGMDPAAFFDIPSEQVIEVGARLQI from the coding sequence ATGGAACATATCGACAATCCGACCGGTAAACGCCTGGCCGGCCTTTCCCTGGCCGCGCTGGGCATCGTCTTCGGCGACATCGGGACCAGCCCCCTGTACGCCCTGCGCGAATGTTTTCACGGCGAATACGGTATAGCGGTTACCCCGGAGAACGTCCTGGGCGTGCTCTCCCTGATTTTCTGGGCGCTGATGCTCATCGTGTCCTTCAAGTATCTGACCATGGTCCTGCGCGCCGATCACGACGGCGAGGGTGGCGTGCTCGCCCTGACCACCCTGGTCAAGCCGCGTCGCGAGCACATGACCAAAGGCGCCTGGGTCCTGGTCATCCTCGGCCTGTTCGCGGCGTGCCTGCTCTATGGCGACGGCATGATCACACCGGCCATCTCTGTCTTGAGCGCGGTGGAGGGGCTGGGCCACATCACGCCTCTATTCACCCCGTATATTCTGCATATAACCCTGCTCATTCTGGTCAGCCTCTTTTTGCTGCAACGCCACGGCACGGCCCGTGTCGGCACGCTGTTCGGCCCGGTCATCCTGGTCTGGATGACCTGCCTGGGCCTGCTGGGGCTGCACCAGGTGGTCAAAAATCCCTCGGTGCTCGCGGCCATTCTGCCCTGGCACGGCCTGGAGTTTTTGATCGCCAACAAGATCCACGGGTTCGTGGTGCTGGGCGCGGTCTTTCTGGTGGCCACCGGGGCCGAAGCCATCTACGCGGACCTGGGCCACTTCGGGCGCAAGCCCATCCGGCTCACCTGGTTTCTGGTGGCCCTGCCCGCCCTGCTGCTCAACTATTTCGGCCAGGGTGCGCATCTGCTGTCCGTTCCCAAGGACGCCTTCCATCCCTTTTACGCCATCGTGCCCCGCTGGGGGATCATCCCGATGGTCATCCTGGCCACCATGGCCACCATCGTGGCCTCCCAGGCGGTGATTACCGGGGCCTTTTCCCTGACCTCCCAGGCGGTTCAGCTCGGCTATCTGCCGCGGCTGCGCGTGACCCATACCTCGGTCACGCACATGGGCCAGATCTACGTGGCGCCGGTCAACTGGCTGCTGATGATCTGTACCGTGGGACTGGTCCTGGGCTTCAGGACTTCGAGCCGTTTGGCCGCGGCCTACGGTGTGGCCGTGACCGCGAGCATGCTGGTTACCGCCACCCTGTTCTACGTGGTCATGCGCAAGCGTTGGGAATGGAAGCTGCCCCTGGCCCTGGGGCTGACGGCGCTGTTCTTTATCGTGGACTTTTCGTTTTTCGCCGCGAATATGACCAAGATATTCCACGGCGCGTGGTTTCCGCTGGTCATCGCCGTACTGGTCCTGATCGTGATGCTGACCTGGGAGAAGGGCGGCGAAATCCTGGCCGCGCGCGCCCGGGGATTGACCCGTCCCCTGGACGATTTCCTCAAGGAGATCGCCGACAATCCGCCCAAGCGCGTTCCGGGACAGGCCGTGTTTCTGACCCGCAGCCACAACACCGTGCCCGTGGCCATGATCCAGAACCTGCGGCACAACAGGGTCCTCCATTCCGAGGTCTATTTCCTGAACATCCGCACCGAGCCGATCCCCCGCGTACCCAACTTCGAGAAGATCGAGCTGGAACGGTTCGGTTCGGGCGTGCTTCGGGTCATCGCTCACTTCGGCTACATGGAGGAGCCCACCGTGGCGCTGATCTTTTCCCTGTGCAAGGACAAGGGGGTGGACGTGGACATCAACGCGGCCAGCTTCTTCCTGGGCCGCGAAAAGCTGACCGTGGGCGAGCCCCCGGCCATGGCCCGTTGGCGTTCCGGCCTGTATCTCTTCCTGGCCAGGAACGGCATGGATCCGGCCGCCTTCTTCGACATCCCGTCCGAACAGGTGATCGAGGTCGGGGCAAGACTGCAGATATAG
- a CDS encoding FAD-dependent oxidoreductase, translating into MKTKYLIIGAGPTGLGAAQRLGELGESDFLVLERNGYAGGLAASFKDEKGFTWDIGGHVVFSHYAYFDSLMDSLLGDERLEHQRESWVRSNQTWVPYPFQNNIRYLPKDARWECVEGLLPGNRSDVAPRNFAQWIDAIFGPGIARHFMDPYNFKVWATPPELMQFGWIGERVSVVDLKKVLRNIIMERDDVAWGPNNTFKFPLHGGTGEIFRRLANRLDGHIKYGQAVTRIDAKAKTVTTEQGLTVEYDALLSTAPLDILTRDWLVDAPDAMVDAAGRLTHNSVFVAGVGLDMEPGADPDSRCWMYFPDSDSPFYRVTNFHNYSPNNTAIPGKQTAFMCETSFSEHKPENVHELMDRTVEGLVNSALLRGDRVDDILTRWEIAVDYGYPVPCLARDEALGVLQPGLEAMGIQSRGRFGGWKYEVSNMDHSVMQGVEWAERVVTGTPEKTYILD; encoded by the coding sequence GTGAAAACGAAATATCTGATCATCGGCGCAGGCCCCACCGGCCTGGGCGCGGCCCAACGGCTGGGCGAACTCGGCGAGTCCGACTTCCTGGTGTTGGAACGCAACGGCTATGCGGGCGGACTGGCCGCCAGCTTCAAGGACGAAAAGGGCTTCACCTGGGATATCGGCGGCCATGTGGTCTTCTCACACTACGCCTACTTCGACTCGCTCATGGACTCCCTGCTCGGCGACGAGCGTCTGGAACACCAACGCGAGTCCTGGGTACGTTCCAACCAGACCTGGGTGCCGTACCCGTTCCAGAACAACATCCGCTACCTGCCCAAGGACGCGCGCTGGGAATGCGTCGAGGGACTGCTGCCCGGCAACCGGTCCGACGTTGCCCCCAGGAACTTCGCCCAGTGGATCGACGCCATTTTCGGTCCGGGCATCGCCCGCCACTTCATGGACCCGTACAACTTCAAGGTCTGGGCCACACCGCCGGAGCTGATGCAATTCGGCTGGATCGGCGAGCGGGTCTCGGTGGTGGACCTGAAAAAGGTCCTGCGCAATATCATCATGGAACGCGACGACGTGGCCTGGGGACCGAACAACACCTTCAAGTTTCCGCTGCACGGCGGCACGGGCGAGATATTCCGACGGCTGGCGAACCGGCTGGACGGACACATAAAGTACGGCCAGGCCGTCACCCGCATCGACGCCAAGGCCAAGACCGTGACCACCGAACAGGGACTGACCGTCGAGTACGACGCCCTGCTGAGCACCGCGCCCCTGGACATCCTGACCCGCGACTGGCTTGTGGACGCCCCGGACGCCATGGTCGACGCGGCGGGCAGGCTGACCCACAACTCGGTGTTCGTGGCCGGAGTGGGCCTCGACATGGAGCCCGGCGCGGACCCTGATTCCCGCTGCTGGATGTACTTCCCTGATTCGGATTCGCCCTTCTACCGGGTGACCAATTTCCACAACTATTCGCCGAACAACACGGCTATTCCGGGCAAGCAGACCGCCTTCATGTGCGAAACATCCTTCTCGGAACACAAACCGGAAAACGTCCACGAACTGATGGACCGCACCGTGGAGGGTCTGGTAAACTCGGCCCTGTTGCGCGGGGACAGGGTGGACGACATCCTGACCCGCTGGGAGATTGCCGTGGACTACGGCTATCCCGTTCCGTGCCTTGCGCGCGATGAAGCCCTGGGAGTCCTCCAGCCGGGCTTGGAAGCCATGGGCATCCAGTCCCGTGGCCGCTTTGGCGGCTGGAAATACGAGGTCTCCAACATGGACCATTCCGTCATGCAGGGCGTGGAGTGGGCCGAACGCGTGGTCACCGGCACCCCGGAAAAAACCTACATACTGGACTAA
- the sfsA gene encoding DNA/RNA nuclease SfsA produces MSRPAAHIPFHAPCRSAAFIRRIKRFTVEAEALDGPDKGTVLAAHTNNTGSMLGLLRPGSKALLSPAANPDRKLKYTLEGLELAGSMVGVNTLTPNRMLYAAWQAGAMPEMDGYEHFQKEAKVGQSRLDAHLTGGPGDLWVECKNVTMVEDDVALFPDAVTERGQKHLRELMSLAETGARVALFFLVQRPDGHCFGPADMIDPVYADLFYEALDAGVEAWPYVAEVNETGITLGRRLKVVAP; encoded by the coding sequence GTGTCCAGACCCGCCGCCCATATCCCGTTTCATGCCCCATGCCGCAGTGCGGCCTTTATCCGCCGGATAAAACGCTTCACCGTTGAGGCCGAGGCCCTGGACGGCCCGGACAAGGGAACGGTCCTTGCGGCCCATACCAACAACACCGGGTCCATGCTCGGCCTGCTGCGGCCTGGTTCCAAGGCCCTGCTGTCACCCGCGGCCAACCCGGACCGCAAACTCAAATACACCCTTGAGGGGCTCGAACTCGCCGGTTCCATGGTCGGGGTCAACACGCTCACGCCCAACCGCATGCTGTACGCGGCCTGGCAGGCCGGGGCCATGCCCGAGATGGATGGGTACGAACACTTCCAGAAAGAGGCCAAGGTCGGCCAAAGCCGCCTGGATGCGCATTTGACCGGCGGGCCCGGAGACCTGTGGGTGGAATGCAAGAACGTGACCATGGTCGAGGACGACGTGGCTTTGTTCCCGGACGCAGTGACCGAGCGCGGGCAGAAGCACCTGCGCGAGCTCATGTCCCTGGCCGAGACCGGCGCGCGCGTGGCCCTGTTTTTTCTGGTCCAGCGGCCCGACGGCCACTGTTTCGGCCCGGCGGACATGATCGACCCGGTTTATGCGGACCTCTTTTATGAGGCTCTGGACGCCGGGGTGGAGGCGTGGCCCTATGTGGCCGAGGTGAACGAGACCGGCATCACGCTCGGTCGCAGGCTCAAGGTGGTGGCTCCGTGA
- a CDS encoding VOC family protein, translated as MARYTGINHLAMVTGDMDGTIRFWRDLLGMRLVVGLGHPGYRHYFFEIAENDMIAFFEWDGVEPLDERDHGFPVKGKVAFDHISFGVSCEDDLWEIKDKLEAAGEWCSEVVDHGFIHSIYAFDPNNIPIEFSAAVPGVDLRKTPVMTDSSPSPEARKGPEPQAGVWPAVTNPTPEEDKAVYEGEGHKIVEALEKLKRGE; from the coding sequence ATGGCACGATACACCGGCATCAACCACCTGGCCATGGTCACCGGCGACATGGACGGGACCATCCGCTTCTGGCGCGACCTGCTCGGCATGCGGCTCGTGGTCGGCCTGGGCCACCCCGGCTACCGCCACTATTTCTTCGAGATCGCGGAAAACGACATGATCGCCTTCTTCGAGTGGGACGGCGTGGAGCCGCTGGACGAGCGGGACCATGGCTTTCCGGTCAAAGGCAAGGTGGCCTTTGACCACATCTCCTTCGGCGTGTCCTGCGAGGACGATCTGTGGGAAATCAAGGACAAGCTCGAGGCTGCCGGAGAGTGGTGTTCAGAAGTGGTGGATCACGGGTTCATCCACTCTATCTACGCCTTTGACCCCAATAACATTCCCATCGAGTTCAGCGCGGCGGTGCCTGGTGTGGACCTGCGAAAAACGCCGGTCATGACCGATTCCTCCCCCAGTCCGGAGGCCCGCAAGGGACCCGAGCCCCAGGCCGGGGTCTGGCCCGCAGTGACCAATCCCACGCCCGAAGAGGACAAGGCCGTGTATGAGGGCGAGGGGCACAAGATCGTCGAGGCCCTGGAAAAGCTCAAGCGCGGGGAGTAG
- a CDS encoding acyl-CoA thioesterase, translated as MKAKSAAESEVIMTHLVLPQDANPAGNLHGGVILKHVDTTGGVVAKRHSRGNTVTVSIDRMAFKQPAYMGELLVFKASLNHVGRTSMEIGVRVEAENLRTGEVRHTNSAYLTYVALDDHGKPTEVPPLKLETETAKRRYREAELRRENRKRERELEEGKKLCPTKE; from the coding sequence ATGAAAGCGAAATCCGCAGCAGAATCCGAGGTGATAATGACCCACCTCGTCCTGCCTCAGGACGCCAACCCCGCAGGCAACCTGCACGGCGGCGTCATACTCAAACACGTGGACACAACCGGCGGCGTGGTTGCCAAGCGCCATTCGCGCGGCAACACCGTGACCGTGTCCATCGACCGCATGGCCTTCAAGCAGCCCGCCTACATGGGCGAACTGCTCGTGTTCAAGGCCAGCCTCAACCACGTGGGCCGCACCTCCATGGAGATCGGTGTGCGTGTGGAGGCCGAAAACCTGCGTACCGGAGAGGTGCGCCACACCAACTCCGCCTACCTGACCTATGTGGCACTGGACGACCACGGCAAACCCACCGAGGTCCCGCCCCTCAAGCTTGAGACCGAAACCGCCAAACGCCGCTACCGCGAAGCCGAACTCCGCCGCGAAAACCGCAAACGCGAACGCGAACTGGAAGAAGGCAAGAAACTCTGCCCAACCAAAGAATAA